The following are encoded together in the Paraburkholderia sp. BL10I2N1 genome:
- the phnA gene encoding phosphonoacetate hydrolase: MASQSERSIEVNGRAYRLPSTPTVVVCVDGCEYDYLEAAVAAGVAPFIGKMLRGGAAFKGDCVIPSFTNPNNLSIVCGVPPSVHGICGNYFWDPDANDGKGAEVMMNDPVYLRAGTLLAAAADAGASVAVVTAKDKLRRLLGWQMKGICFSAEKADAVTCEENGIDDVLGLVGLPVPDVYSAGLSEFVFAAGVRMAETRELDLMYLSTTDYVQHKAAPGTEGANAFYAMMDGYLARLDELGWVVALTADHGMNAKHDSKTGEPNVIYLQDVLDEWLGARAARVILPITDPYVVHHGALGSFATIYLPREVRAAQVIERIGGLSGIEVVLDNKAACERFELPNDRVGDIVVISRQDVALGTRRDEHDLSGLTVPLRSHGGLSEQTVPLIFNRLIDRASTEGKSLRNFDIFDLSLNHVVVS, from the coding sequence ATGGCAAGCCAATCTGAACGCAGTATCGAAGTGAACGGCCGGGCATACCGCCTTCCGTCGACGCCGACCGTGGTCGTGTGCGTCGACGGTTGCGAGTACGACTATCTCGAAGCCGCGGTCGCAGCCGGCGTCGCGCCGTTCATCGGCAAGATGCTGCGCGGCGGCGCGGCGTTCAAGGGCGATTGCGTGATTCCGTCGTTCACGAACCCCAACAACCTGTCGATCGTGTGCGGCGTGCCGCCATCGGTGCATGGCATCTGCGGCAACTATTTCTGGGACCCGGATGCGAACGACGGCAAGGGGGCAGAAGTGATGATGAACGACCCCGTCTATCTGCGCGCCGGCACGTTGCTGGCTGCGGCGGCGGACGCAGGGGCGAGCGTCGCGGTCGTAACAGCCAAGGACAAGCTGCGCCGCCTGCTTGGCTGGCAGATGAAGGGTATCTGTTTTTCTGCCGAAAAGGCCGATGCCGTCACCTGCGAAGAAAACGGTATCGACGATGTGCTGGGTCTGGTCGGCCTGCCCGTGCCTGATGTGTACAGCGCCGGTCTGTCCGAGTTCGTGTTCGCCGCGGGCGTGCGCATGGCTGAAACACGCGAGCTCGACCTGATGTATCTGTCGACGACCGACTACGTGCAGCACAAGGCCGCGCCGGGCACCGAAGGCGCGAATGCGTTCTACGCGATGATGGATGGCTACCTCGCGCGACTCGACGAACTCGGCTGGGTGGTTGCGCTGACCGCCGATCACGGCATGAATGCGAAACACGATTCGAAGACGGGCGAGCCGAACGTGATCTACCTGCAGGATGTGCTCGACGAGTGGCTCGGCGCGCGCGCCGCACGCGTGATCCTGCCGATTACGGATCCCTACGTCGTTCATCATGGTGCGCTGGGTTCGTTTGCGACGATTTACCTGCCGCGCGAGGTGAGGGCTGCGCAGGTGATCGAACGTATCGGCGGTCTGTCCGGTATTGAGGTCGTGCTCGACAACAAGGCGGCGTGCGAGCGTTTCGAATTGCCGAACGACCGGGTCGGCGACATCGTCGTGATCAGCCGGCAGGATGTCGCGCTCGGCACGCGGCGCGATGAGCACGACCTCTCCGGTCTGACCGTGCCGCTGCGCTCGCACGGCGGTCTGTCGGAGCAGACGGTGCCGCTGATTTTCAATCGGCTGATCGATCGTGCGTCGACTGAGGGCAAGAGTCTGCGCAA
- a CDS encoding phosphonate utilization associated transcriptional regulator codes for MTENMENVSADPIAVVRRHTLTELVRDEIERHIVEGALAPGDKLNEADWAARLEVSRGPVREAFRALEQAGLVRTEKNRGVFVRIVSLAEADEIYAVRAVLEEAACRMLAARIDAAQLARLRVHVDAMRAALDAQNHDEYARANVAFHDAVVASAGNDKLYETYRRLVGELSLFRRAALVAHTDAMERSLSEHRAILTALASRDGDHAAALMHAHVNGGRQRAHDACEPAGQRSVRETLSASTDEERA; via the coding sequence ATGACCGAAAATATGGAAAATGTCTCGGCTGATCCGATTGCTGTCGTTCGCAGGCATACGCTGACGGAACTGGTCCGCGACGAGATTGAGCGCCACATCGTAGAGGGGGCACTCGCTCCTGGCGACAAGCTCAATGAAGCCGACTGGGCCGCGCGTCTGGAGGTGTCGCGCGGGCCGGTGCGCGAGGCATTTCGCGCGCTGGAGCAGGCTGGTCTGGTGCGCACCGAGAAAAACCGTGGTGTGTTCGTGCGGATCGTGTCGCTTGCTGAGGCGGATGAGATCTATGCGGTCCGCGCGGTGCTTGAAGAGGCGGCGTGCCGGATGCTGGCGGCGCGCATCGACGCGGCGCAGCTTGCGAGGCTGCGGGTCCATGTCGATGCGATGCGTGCCGCGCTGGATGCGCAGAATCACGACGAGTACGCTCGCGCCAACGTCGCGTTTCACGATGCGGTCGTGGCGTCGGCGGGCAACGACAAGCTGTATGAGACGTACCGGCGGCTCGTCGGCGAACTGAGTCTGTTCCGGCGTGCAGCGCTCGTTGCGCACACCGACGCGATGGAGCGTTCGCTCAGCGAGCACCGCGCCATTCTAACCGCGCTTGCGTCGCGTGACGGCGATCACGCTGCCGCACTGATGCATGCGCATGTGAACGGCGGGCGGCAACGCGCGCACGACGCCTGTGAGCCGGCTGGGCAACGCTCTGTGCGTGAGACGTTGTCGGCCTCGACCGATGAAGAACGCGCGTAA
- the phnV gene encoding 2-aminoethylphosphonate ABC transport system, membrane component PhnV: MDAELDPVPLPVIHHRVRPVKRSLLTRVVGSVLLGLAALLCFWLFVLPVGVVALSSVAAHWSGTILPDGFSMRWFERLGSSDFDALTTSLEIGFGVAVLGTALGLWLALALEGRDRRGLGALVDTIAMMPNGVPSVVLGLAVLIAYHKAPVDLSSSAAIVVFVQLALVLPFCYRCASAALRPELTVLREAAASLGAPPSMVLRRVVLPQLLPAIRASLALGFALSLGELGATLTVYPPGFATVPIVVVGQVERGYYLPASALSLILLLVSLAALLLIAARVPRRRLD; encoded by the coding sequence ATGGACGCTGAACTCGATCCGGTACCGTTGCCGGTCATCCATCATCGCGTACGTCCGGTGAAGCGCAGTCTGTTGACGCGCGTTGTGGGTTCCGTGCTGCTGGGCCTCGCCGCGCTGCTGTGTTTCTGGCTGTTCGTGCTGCCGGTAGGCGTGGTTGCGCTGTCGAGCGTGGCTGCCCACTGGTCGGGCACGATCCTGCCCGACGGCTTCAGCATGCGCTGGTTCGAACGTCTCGGTTCCAGCGATTTCGACGCGCTCACCACGAGTCTCGAGATCGGCTTCGGTGTCGCCGTGCTGGGCACCGCGCTTGGGCTGTGGCTCGCGCTGGCGCTGGAAGGGCGTGACCGCCGCGGTCTCGGCGCGCTCGTCGACACGATCGCGATGATGCCGAATGGCGTGCCTAGCGTCGTGCTCGGGCTTGCGGTGCTGATTGCGTATCACAAGGCGCCTGTGGATCTGTCGAGTTCGGCGGCGATCGTCGTGTTCGTGCAGCTCGCGCTGGTGTTGCCGTTCTGCTATCGCTGTGCCAGCGCCGCGCTGCGGCCCGAATTGACCGTGCTGCGTGAAGCGGCCGCGAGTCTGGGAGCGCCGCCATCGATGGTGCTGCGCCGGGTGGTGCTGCCGCAACTGCTTCCCGCGATACGCGCGAGCCTCGCGCTTGGCTTCGCGCTGTCGCTCGGCGAGCTGGGCGCCACGCTGACTGTTTATCCGCCGGGCTTTGCAACCGTGCCGATCGTTGTCGTCGGACAGGTCGAACGCGGTTACTACCTGCCGGCTTCCGCTCTTTCGCTGATTCTTTTGCTTGTCTCGCTCGCTGCGTTACTGCTGATCGCAGCGCGCGTCCCGCGTCGTCGCCTGGACTGA